The Rhodothermales bacterium genome has a segment encoding these proteins:
- a CDS encoding DUF2085 domain-containing protein, whose translation MRTPNAGWYMAFGLGALIVTLMMLPPFVGESVRGYLMQGFAAVCHQLPGRSPHVDGVQLAVCHRCFGIYWGLPIAAVAYLAVKRQVRFGKRGPWILGFALIPMLIDWGGDVLGVFSNTPGTRMATGLVFGLVAGLFLVLAFVDVRPSRSVAEPPVESEGRPTYH comes from the coding sequence ATGCGGACCCCCAACGCCGGCTGGTACATGGCCTTCGGGCTGGGAGCCCTCATCGTCACCCTCATGATGCTTCCTCCGTTTGTAGGCGAGAGCGTGCGAGGGTATCTGATGCAGGGCTTCGCGGCTGTGTGCCATCAACTGCCGGGACGATCGCCGCATGTGGATGGCGTGCAGCTTGCCGTGTGCCATCGCTGTTTTGGCATCTACTGGGGCCTGCCGATAGCCGCGGTGGCGTATCTGGCAGTGAAGCGTCAGGTTCGATTCGGAAAGCGGGGCCCCTGGATTCTCGGATTCGCCCTTATCCCCATGCTGATTGACTGGGGTGGCGATGTGCTCGGCGTGTTTTCGAACACTCCAGGCACCCGCATGGCCACCGGGCTGGTATTCGGCCTTGTGGCCGGCCTCTTTCTGGTCCTTGCCTTTGTGGATGTGAGGCCGTCACGATCCGTCGCTGAGCCTCCCGTGGAATCAGAGGGCCGCCCAACCTATCATTAA
- the groES gene encoding co-chaperone GroES produces MASIKPLGDRVVVKPVPAEEKTASGLFIPDTAKEKPQKGTIVAVGPGRVENGNKIDMTVKEGDTVLYGKYSGTEIELDNDDLLIMRESDILGIVG; encoded by the coding sequence ATGGCAAGCATCAAGCCCCTTGGCGACCGCGTGGTGGTCAAACCCGTCCCGGCGGAGGAGAAGACGGCCAGCGGTCTGTTCATCCCCGACACCGCAAAGGAGAAGCCCCAGAAGGGCACCATCGTCGCAGTCGGCCCCGGCCGCGTCGAGAACGGCAACAAAATCGACATGACGGTCAAGGAGGGCGACACGGTCCTCTACGGCAAGTACTCGGGCACCGAGATCGAGCTGGACAACGACGACCTGCTCATCATGCGCGAGTCCGATATCCTCGGAATCGTTGGCTGA
- a CDS encoding 16S rRNA (uracil(1498)-N(3))-methyltransferase has product MIPKHTFHVFPPVVGDRVDLPEREAQHARRVLRLRPGDGVCLVDGLGNRFVCALDDVTAKAVRARIVEREALPRALPRRVTIGAALLKNAGRFETMLEKVAELGGDAVVPLLTERAERTRFRLDRAESILVGAMKQSGSAWLTRIVDPEPLSQFIGGAPEHALRLICHEAADPKQGLVAQLLAHPDQDVIVAVGPEGGFSEEEIGLAQEAGFQVCSLGPTRLRAETASMAAMATIAQVSHA; this is encoded by the coding sequence GTGATCCCCAAGCACACATTTCATGTTTTCCCTCCGGTAGTCGGGGACCGCGTGGACCTGCCGGAGCGGGAAGCGCAGCATGCGCGACGCGTTCTTCGCCTTCGGCCCGGAGACGGCGTGTGTCTGGTGGACGGACTGGGCAACCGGTTTGTCTGTGCGCTGGATGATGTCACCGCAAAAGCGGTCCGGGCACGCATTGTGGAACGGGAGGCACTGCCGCGGGCCCTTCCTCGGCGCGTGACCATCGGCGCGGCCCTGCTCAAGAACGCCGGTCGTTTCGAGACCATGCTGGAGAAGGTCGCCGAGTTGGGGGGCGATGCGGTGGTGCCCCTGCTCACCGAGCGTGCCGAGCGCACCCGGTTCCGACTGGACCGTGCGGAATCCATCCTGGTCGGGGCCATGAAGCAGAGCGGCTCGGCGTGGTTGACCAGGATCGTGGACCCTGAGCCGCTGTCCCAGTTTATCGGCGGGGCCCCCGAGCATGCGCTAAGGCTGATCTGCCATGAGGCGGCGGACCCCAAGCAGGGGCTGGTGGCCCAGCTCTTGGCCCATCCGGACCAGGATGTGATCGTTGCGGTGGGGCCGGAGGGGGGCTTCTCCGAGGAGGAGATCGGCCTTGCGCAAGAAGCAGGATTCCAGGTCTGCTCGCTTGGGCCCACCAGACTCCGGGCCGAAACTGCCTCGATGGCCGCCATGGCCACCATAGCCCAGGTCAGCCATGCATGA
- the groL gene encoding chaperonin GroEL (60 kDa chaperone family; promotes refolding of misfolded polypeptides especially under stressful conditions; forms two stacked rings of heptamers to form a barrel-shaped 14mer; ends can be capped by GroES; misfolded proteins enter the barrel where they are refolded when GroES binds), which produces MAKQITFDAEARGALKRGVDALADAVKVTLGPKGRNVIIEKKFGAPTVTKDGVTVAKEIELEDKLENVGAQMVKEVASKTSDVAGDGTTTATVLAQAIMTAGLKNVTAGANPMDLKRGIDSAVGSIVENLRSQSRDIEGKSEIAQVAAISANNDSTIGDLIAEAFERVGKEGVITVEEAKGTETQLDVVEGMQFDRGYLSPYFVTDADNMEAVMEDAYILIHDKKISAMKDLLPVLEKVAQMGRPLVIIAEDVEGEALATLVVNKLRGTLKVAAVKAPGFGDRRKAMLEDIAILTGGTVVSEEKGYRLENTTLDYLGQAKRVVMDKDNTTVVDGAGDGAQIKARANQIKQQIETTTSDYDREKLQERLAKLAGGVAVLKIGAATEPEMKEKKARVEDALHATRAAIEEGIVAGGGVALIRAISSLDGISLENDDQNIGAAIIRRALEEPLRQIAANAGLEGSIIVQKVKEGKADFGFNARTEEYGNLLEQGVIDPTKVTRTALENAASVSGLLLTTESVIADKPEKEAAGPAMPPGGGMGGMDF; this is translated from the coding sequence ATGGCAAAGCAGATTACGTTCGATGCCGAGGCTCGCGGCGCGCTCAAGCGCGGTGTGGATGCCCTCGCGGACGCAGTTAAGGTGACGCTCGGTCCCAAGGGCCGCAACGTCATCATCGAGAAGAAATTCGGCGCCCCCACGGTCACCAAAGACGGTGTGACGGTTGCCAAAGAGATCGAACTCGAGGACAAGCTCGAGAACGTCGGCGCACAGATGGTCAAGGAAGTTGCTTCCAAGACCTCCGACGTTGCCGGTGACGGCACCACCACGGCCACCGTTCTGGCCCAGGCCATCATGACGGCCGGTCTGAAGAACGTCACCGCGGGTGCCAACCCGATGGACCTGAAGCGTGGCATCGACTCCGCTGTCGGCAGCATCGTGGAGAACCTGCGTTCGCAGAGCCGCGACATCGAAGGCAAGAGCGAGATTGCCCAGGTGGCCGCCATCTCCGCCAACAACGACTCCACGATCGGCGACTTGATCGCCGAGGCGTTCGAGCGCGTTGGCAAGGAGGGTGTGATCACCGTAGAGGAAGCCAAAGGCACCGAAACGCAGCTCGACGTGGTCGAGGGTATGCAGTTCGACCGCGGCTACCTCTCCCCGTACTTCGTTACGGACGCCGACAACATGGAGGCGGTCATGGAGGATGCTTACATCCTGATCCATGACAAGAAGATCTCCGCGATGAAGGACCTGCTTCCGGTCCTCGAGAAGGTCGCCCAGATGGGTCGCCCGCTCGTGATCATTGCCGAAGACGTGGAAGGCGAAGCACTCGCTACCCTCGTTGTGAACAAGCTCCGTGGCACGCTGAAAGTCGCAGCCGTCAAGGCTCCGGGCTTCGGCGATCGCCGCAAGGCCATGCTCGAAGACATCGCCATCCTGACGGGTGGCACGGTCGTCTCCGAAGAGAAGGGCTACCGCCTCGAGAACACGACGCTGGACTACCTCGGTCAGGCCAAGCGCGTGGTGATGGACAAGGACAACACCACCGTGGTCGACGGTGCCGGCGACGGCGCCCAGATCAAGGCCCGCGCCAACCAGATCAAGCAGCAGATCGAAACCACGACCAGCGACTACGATCGCGAGAAGCTCCAGGAGCGTCTGGCGAAGCTGGCCGGCGGTGTCGCAGTGCTGAAGATTGGTGCCGCGACCGAGCCCGAGATGAAGGAGAAGAAAGCACGCGTCGAGGACGCGCTGCACGCTACCCGCGCTGCCATCGAAGAAGGCATCGTGGCGGGCGGCGGTGTGGCCCTGATCCGCGCCATCTCCTCTCTGGACGGCATCTCCCTGGAGAATGACGACCAGAACATCGGCGCCGCGATCATTCGCCGTGCGCTCGAGGAGCCCCTTCGTCAGATTGCGGCCAACGCCGGTCTCGAAGGCTCGATCATCGTGCAGAAGGTGAAAGAGGGCAAAGCCGACTTCGGCTTCAACGCCCGCACCGAGGAGTACGGCAACCTGCTCGAGCAGGGCGTGATTGACCCCACCAAGGTCACCCGCACCGCTCTGGAGAACGCCGCTTCGGTCTCCGGCCTGCTGCTGACCACCGAGTCCGTGATCGCCGACAAGCCCGAGAAAGAGGCTGCCGGCCCGGCCATGCCTCCGGGAGGCGGCATGGGTGGCATGGACTTTTAG
- a CDS encoding PAS domain S-box protein — protein sequence MNQALESKGDASARLLELEATNRRLLEERDEALRGARELSHQLQIVSEAALHNNRRYRAVLDSQHEFISRSLPDTTLTYVNEAYCRYFGCTRDKAVGTSFLRFVNPDHREAARGHFEDLVANPRVVEYQHEVVRPDGSRAWNEWVDVPIRDESGRVVEFQSVGRDITAQREAQLAFEESSSRLEAIRAIEKAMLAAKGWREVAEIAVGRLAEMVPPGRVTVYVQDASAAEFHLAASSGNDHLKHPALPVVDVEEVIGLQLYGLLTRGQEVQVADMDAMATNSTYVQRVRSFGARSGFIIPLMARGQFFGALLFSFIEPHAFTDHHVRIARELSNTLSLAIWQARIVDQLRATNDKLRLMSRELVETEERRRRYVAAELHEEIAQMLAAAKMGLHAARSDAPIGVGEDLDHQIKLVGDTLEQVRSLSMLLRPNVLEEQGLFDAMSWLVDRQAGLESVEVDLELPDERPSLSPAAEITCYRIVQAGIAEALRAEGLSSLALLAQVSKEMLVLHVIFDGTAQRTSGELLQLQERTELLGGTMRLSRLPGGKNRITAAFVAGD from the coding sequence GTGAACCAGGCTCTCGAATCGAAGGGGGACGCTTCCGCGCGTCTTCTGGAGTTGGAGGCAACCAACCGCAGACTGCTCGAAGAGCGCGATGAGGCGCTTCGCGGTGCGCGGGAGTTGAGCCACCAACTTCAGATTGTCAGCGAGGCGGCTCTCCACAACAACAGGCGGTACCGCGCGGTTTTGGACTCGCAGCACGAGTTCATTTCCCGCAGCCTGCCCGATACCACGTTGACCTACGTCAACGAGGCCTATTGTCGGTATTTTGGTTGCACTCGCGACAAGGCCGTCGGAACGAGCTTCCTGAGATTCGTCAATCCTGACCACAGGGAGGCCGCTCGCGGGCATTTCGAAGACCTCGTGGCCAATCCCCGAGTGGTCGAGTACCAGCACGAAGTGGTCCGGCCCGACGGATCGCGAGCATGGAACGAGTGGGTGGACGTGCCGATTCGAGACGAGTCAGGACGCGTGGTTGAGTTTCAGTCGGTGGGCCGGGACATCACGGCCCAGCGCGAGGCGCAGCTGGCCTTCGAGGAATCCAGCAGCCGTCTGGAGGCCATCCGTGCGATTGAGAAGGCCATGTTGGCTGCCAAGGGGTGGCGGGAAGTCGCGGAAATCGCGGTAGGACGCCTGGCCGAAATGGTGCCGCCGGGTCGCGTGACGGTCTATGTGCAGGACGCCTCGGCGGCAGAGTTTCACCTTGCCGCATCGTCCGGCAACGACCATCTCAAGCATCCAGCGCTGCCAGTGGTCGACGTGGAGGAGGTCATTGGACTGCAGCTGTACGGGCTTCTCACGCGCGGGCAGGAAGTGCAGGTGGCCGACATGGACGCCATGGCCACGAATTCGACGTATGTGCAGAGGGTGCGCAGTTTCGGTGCCCGCTCAGGCTTCATCATCCCGCTCATGGCCCGCGGTCAGTTCTTCGGGGCCCTGCTGTTTTCGTTTATCGAGCCGCACGCGTTTACGGACCACCACGTGCGCATCGCCCGTGAACTGAGCAACACGCTCTCACTGGCCATCTGGCAAGCCCGAATCGTTGATCAGCTGCGGGCGACCAACGACAAGCTCCGACTCATGTCACGTGAGTTGGTGGAGACGGAGGAACGCCGGCGTAGATATGTCGCCGCGGAGCTTCACGAGGAGATAGCTCAGATGCTCGCGGCCGCAAAAATGGGTCTTCATGCGGCCCGTTCGGACGCGCCGATTGGCGTCGGTGAGGACCTGGACCATCAGATCAAGCTGGTCGGTGACACGCTGGAGCAGGTGCGCAGCCTGTCGATGTTGTTGCGGCCCAATGTGCTGGAAGAGCAGGGTTTGTTCGATGCGATGAGCTGGCTGGTCGATCGACAGGCTGGACTGGAATCGGTAGAGGTCGACCTGGAACTGCCGGACGAGCGCCCGTCTTTGAGCCCGGCAGCCGAAATCACCTGCTACCGCATCGTGCAGGCGGGCATTGCCGAGGCACTTCGTGCAGAGGGGCTCAGCAGCCTTGCACTGTTGGCGCAGGTCTCCAAGGAGATGCTGGTGCTACATGTGATATTTGACGGGACGGCGCAGCGCACAAGCGGCGAACTCCTCCAGCTTCAGGAGCGCACAGAACTTCTGGGGGGCACGATGCGCCTGAGCCGGCTCCCTGGTGGCAAGAATCGCATCACGGCCGCATTCGTGGCGGGGGACTGA
- a CDS encoding DUF1311 domain-containing protein, with amino-acid sequence MRTASALLIALWLVTVGCQTPASDVAPVQSPGPDAGLIPDEYPEAEVLQSSDLRIVVAGHYTSGHEAYVFQPCGVEEAYWVDHDAGLASFHAEVTDEPYEGVFVVVELGLEPPADDGFAADYDGVVSFTRAISQSRRSAADCGAAESTAETPESGTAESDDHPIDRRAEACAEAENWTTTGFMICMDRAGTEWDAELNEQYQLLMSRLEPPEQDALRQAQRNWITFRDAERQLYSEMYGNREGTMWRMVNIELIVGLTRDRAQALARINAEFR; translated from the coding sequence ATGCGCACCGCTTCAGCATTACTAATCGCGTTGTGGCTTGTCACGGTGGGCTGCCAAACTCCGGCTTCGGACGTCGCGCCAGTTCAGTCGCCGGGCCCGGATGCCGGGCTGATTCCTGACGAGTATCCGGAAGCCGAAGTTCTACAGAGCTCTGACCTTCGGATTGTCGTCGCCGGACACTACACCTCGGGCCATGAGGCATACGTATTCCAGCCCTGTGGGGTGGAGGAGGCCTATTGGGTTGACCATGATGCGGGACTCGCATCCTTCCACGCGGAGGTTACCGACGAACCGTACGAGGGCGTGTTTGTCGTAGTCGAGCTGGGCCTCGAACCACCGGCGGATGACGGTTTCGCGGCCGATTACGATGGCGTGGTTTCGTTTACGCGAGCAATTTCGCAATCCCGGCGCAGTGCGGCGGACTGTGGAGCTGCCGAGTCCACGGCGGAGACCCCCGAAAGCGGAACGGCAGAATCCGACGACCACCCCATCGACCGGAGAGCCGAAGCCTGTGCCGAGGCGGAGAATTGGACCACCACGGGCTTCATGATCTGCATGGACAGGGCGGGCACCGAGTGGGATGCCGAGTTGAACGAGCAGTATCAACTCCTGATGAGCCGACTCGAACCGCCGGAACAGGACGCGCTCCGTCAGGCCCAGCGGAACTGGATCACGTTCAGGGACGCAGAGCGTCAGCTGTATAGCGAGATGTACGGCAACCGGGAGGGCACGATGTGGCGCATGGTCAACATTGAGCTGATCGTTGGGCTCACCAGGGATCGGGCGCAGGCACTGGCGCGGATAAACGCGGAGTTTCGGTAG
- the mutY gene encoding A/G-specific adenine glycosylase → MLSTAEFRRRLLSWFHEVRRDLPWRRTRDPYRIWVSEIMLQQTRVDQATPYYERFMQAFPTVRDLAEAELDEVLLNWEGLGYYSRARNLHAAARSVVRDHGGKLPHSYDGLSGLPGIGDYTASAVASIAFGVPEAVLDGNVIRVLSRYDAIAEDVTRSPVRRALRQRAQELLDTDDPGAFNEAIMELGATVCTPRTPNCKHCAVRAGCAALALDQVEAFPVKKRRAPVPEYRVAVGVVQDASGRMLIQRRPEEGMLGGLWEFPGGKCEDAEAPEEACVRELREELGIEVRVVDEIAVIRHAYSHFRIRLWAFRCLLLSGTPEARLDQPLRWVTGDELGDFAFPRANRRLIEILSD, encoded by the coding sequence GTGCTGAGCACTGCCGAGTTCCGCAGGCGCCTGCTTTCGTGGTTTCATGAGGTGCGCAGAGACCTTCCTTGGCGTCGCACGCGGGATCCCTATCGCATCTGGGTCTCGGAGATCATGCTGCAACAAACCAGGGTGGATCAGGCGACGCCCTACTACGAGCGGTTCATGCAGGCCTTCCCGACGGTGCGCGACCTGGCAGAAGCCGAGCTTGACGAGGTCCTGCTGAATTGGGAAGGCCTGGGCTACTACTCGCGTGCGCGCAACCTGCACGCCGCGGCTCGCAGCGTGGTTCGTGATCACGGGGGCAAACTCCCGCATTCGTACGATGGGCTCTCCGGCCTCCCCGGCATTGGAGACTATACGGCTTCCGCGGTGGCTTCCATTGCGTTTGGCGTACCCGAGGCAGTGCTGGACGGGAATGTGATTCGTGTGCTCTCTCGGTACGACGCCATCGCAGAGGACGTAACCCGCAGTCCGGTGCGGCGCGCCCTTCGGCAGCGCGCGCAGGAATTGCTCGACACCGACGATCCTGGTGCCTTCAATGAGGCCATCATGGAGTTGGGAGCCACTGTGTGCACCCCTCGCACCCCGAATTGCAAGCACTGCGCTGTGCGGGCCGGATGTGCGGCGCTGGCTCTGGATCAGGTGGAGGCATTCCCGGTCAAAAAGCGCCGGGCGCCCGTGCCGGAATACAGGGTGGCTGTGGGCGTGGTGCAGGACGCCTCGGGTCGCATGCTGATTCAGCGCAGGCCGGAAGAAGGCATGCTTGGCGGGCTGTGGGAGTTTCCCGGCGGGAAATGCGAGGATGCAGAAGCCCCGGAAGAGGCCTGTGTGCGTGAGCTTCGGGAGGAGTTGGGCATTGAAGTCCGTGTGGTCGATGAGATCGCCGTGATCCGCCACGCGTACTCGCATTTCCGGATTCGCCTCTGGGCGTTCCGGTGCCTGCTGCTTTCCGGGACGCCGGAGGCCAGGCTGGACCAGCCGCTCCGCTGGGTCACGGGAGACGAGCTCGGCGATTTTGCATTCCCCCGTGCCAATCGACGCCTGATAGAGATCCTCTCCGACTAG
- a CDS encoding DUF4199 family protein has protein sequence MPSKQQSIILGGAIVGLLSTSYLGFINILCCAGVLTGAVVAVWHYTSTHELTLSGGQGAGIGVQAALVGWLIAFVLNFVLMSAGVRHDLMMAEWSLANFGDQMQPEQLDQIEEQINTPFGVGSYLKMTLASVNGVIGIVLTALFGAIGGAIGAAAFKKGPEEEAAA, from the coding sequence ATGCCGAGTAAACAACAATCGATCATCCTCGGAGGCGCGATCGTCGGCCTCCTCAGCACGTCCTACCTGGGCTTCATCAACATCCTGTGCTGCGCAGGCGTGTTGACTGGAGCCGTAGTTGCCGTCTGGCACTACACGTCGACGCATGAACTCACGCTCTCGGGAGGCCAGGGCGCCGGGATCGGTGTGCAGGCGGCACTGGTGGGCTGGTTGATAGCCTTCGTGCTCAATTTTGTGCTCATGTCTGCGGGCGTGCGCCATGACCTCATGATGGCCGAGTGGTCGCTGGCCAACTTTGGCGACCAGATGCAGCCTGAGCAGCTCGACCAGATCGAGGAACAGATCAACACGCCGTTCGGCGTGGGATCGTATCTCAAGATGACCCTGGCCAGCGTGAACGGAGTCATCGGTATTGTCCTGACGGCTCTCTTCGGTGCCATCGGCGGTGCCATCGGCGCCGCGGCCTTCAAGAAAGGTCCGGAGGAAGAGGCCGCTGCCTGA
- a CDS encoding BamA/TamA family outer membrane protein, which translates to MACWLLAGAAQAQDWRVHLKPDSLTTWPTGVSPGDPEGLAAWLRGQGFLQAEVDSLGDAVAYVTQGPRYTFGAFVVDGSESGLSGRPLSEAIADSVANSVLERLERAGRIGASMSMDSLSVADGRLRTVWTVNPGRQALLQGLLIGGRSQASERFVRLVSRLEPGMVLTEFDIAEIRARLMQTGVFADVQGPILLPTSDSTAVVQLVLEDRPPGSFDLALGYLPGPSSGTVVGSGHLLLRNLFGGGRTVAVELDRLPGQSSSFAARLHDPFVLGPLVGAELEFDGYQEDSTFSRQEYRGRLLVRLGQVTLTGTATRTASRPGTAGGIVQNGRQRVPRSRTRAAGLGLRFDSRDDALSPASGQLVDISATRGTKRSSGLRVQQGDTVRVSEARLQDRLEAIARVYVPVARRIVLAGGADVRVVSSQEVEPSDLFRLGGATSLRGYDENRFRGEAVGRSLLEIRRRLEGAAYTYAFIDHGFVTLEGNTTRHTGFGLGAQLQTGAGLLNVSYAVNRDHGLLNGRVHLGLAFGL; encoded by the coding sequence GTGGCCTGCTGGCTCCTGGCTGGCGCTGCGCAGGCCCAGGACTGGCGTGTGCATCTCAAGCCGGATTCGCTGACAACCTGGCCGACCGGGGTCAGCCCTGGAGATCCGGAGGGACTGGCGGCCTGGCTGCGCGGGCAGGGATTCCTGCAGGCCGAGGTGGATTCTCTCGGCGATGCCGTTGCCTACGTGACCCAGGGTCCGCGGTACACCTTTGGCGCATTCGTGGTGGACGGGTCGGAATCAGGACTTTCCGGGAGGCCGCTAAGCGAAGCCATCGCCGACAGCGTAGCGAACTCCGTGCTTGAACGGCTCGAGCGAGCCGGCCGCATTGGGGCTTCCATGAGCATGGATTCCCTCTCCGTGGCTGACGGGCGGTTGCGTACTGTCTGGACGGTGAATCCGGGTCGCCAGGCCCTGTTGCAAGGCCTGCTCATTGGTGGCCGAAGCCAGGCTTCGGAGCGATTCGTGCGACTCGTCTCGCGTCTGGAGCCGGGCATGGTGCTAACGGAGTTCGACATCGCCGAAATCCGGGCGCGGCTGATGCAGACCGGGGTTTTCGCGGATGTGCAGGGCCCCATACTACTCCCGACTTCGGACTCGACGGCCGTCGTACAGCTGGTGCTCGAGGATCGTCCGCCGGGCTCGTTTGACCTGGCGTTGGGGTATCTGCCCGGACCGTCCTCCGGCACCGTAGTCGGCTCAGGCCACTTGCTGCTGCGCAACCTCTTTGGCGGAGGTCGCACGGTGGCGGTCGAACTGGACCGACTGCCGGGGCAATCCAGCAGTTTCGCGGCGCGTTTGCACGACCCGTTCGTGCTGGGCCCGCTTGTCGGAGCCGAACTCGAGTTCGACGGCTACCAGGAGGACTCCACGTTCAGCAGACAGGAGTACCGCGGCCGCCTGCTTGTGCGTCTGGGGCAAGTGACACTCACTGGAACCGCAACACGCACGGCCTCCCGCCCGGGTACGGCAGGAGGCATCGTTCAGAATGGACGGCAGCGCGTGCCCCGCTCCCGGACGCGGGCGGCAGGACTCGGTCTGCGCTTCGATTCCCGCGACGACGCACTCAGCCCGGCGAGCGGTCAACTGGTGGACATTTCAGCTACGCGCGGTACCAAGCGCTCCTCCGGCTTGCGGGTGCAGCAGGGCGACACGGTTCGGGTCTCTGAGGCGCGGCTCCAGGACCGGCTGGAGGCCATCGCCCGTGTGTATGTCCCGGTGGCAAGGCGCATCGTGTTGGCAGGTGGGGCCGACGTGCGGGTGGTTTCCTCGCAGGAGGTGGAGCCGTCCGACCTCTTCCGGCTGGGAGGTGCGACCTCGCTGCGCGGCTACGACGAAAACCGTTTTCGCGGTGAGGCGGTCGGCCGCAGCCTGCTCGAGATTCGGCGACGCCTGGAAGGGGCTGCCTATACCTATGCATTCATTGACCATGGCTTCGTCACTCTGGAAGGGAACACCACTCGCCATACGGGCTTCGGGCTCGGTGCGCAGCTACAGACCGGTGCCGGCCTGCTCAATGTCAGTTATGCCGTGAATCGGGACCATGGGCTGCTAAACGGTCGTGTCCACCTGGGTCTGGCTTTCGGACTGTGA
- the folK gene encoding 2-amino-4-hydroxy-6-hydroxymethyldihydropteridine diphosphokinase — protein MSQHTPAYLALGSNQGDRAAYLQAAVRALGSSQGIEVIACSPVYESAAVTMGDAQPPYLNAVLSVHTTLSAAGLLRRCLDIEVANDRVRSSDARWTQRTLDIDVLLYGTEEILESGLVVPHPRIAEREFVLRPLADLAPNLWVPGLNATVTGLLEGVEGSASRVTGVVLSPDSSEAPQAELWPGEGRGLQARVSERLPSEIRYVVIEGVIGAGKSTLTRLLARRFGAREVMEEFDENPFLARFYEDRPRWAFQTQFAFLASRFRQQQALGGPDLFHTRVISDYMFDKDRLFAQLNLSGDELQLYDTMFGIMQASIPKPDLVVYLQASTDRLMRMIARRGRSYERDMDRAYIDSLNQAYEQFFFRYNATPLLIVNTEQIDFVHSEEDLEAIVRQVAKVGYAGTTYFNPVRV, from the coding sequence GTGTCCCAGCACACTCCGGCATACCTAGCACTCGGCTCCAACCAGGGAGATCGCGCCGCCTATCTGCAGGCTGCCGTGCGCGCCCTCGGATCGTCACAGGGGATCGAGGTTATCGCCTGCTCGCCCGTCTACGAATCTGCGGCCGTGACCATGGGCGATGCGCAGCCGCCCTATCTCAACGCGGTGCTTTCCGTGCACACTACGCTGTCTGCGGCAGGCCTCCTGCGACGCTGCCTTGACATTGAGGTAGCAAATGACCGGGTACGCTCCTCCGACGCGCGGTGGACCCAGCGCACGCTGGACATAGACGTGCTCCTCTACGGCACCGAGGAGATTCTGGAGTCCGGTCTGGTCGTGCCGCACCCGCGCATCGCAGAGCGGGAGTTCGTGCTCAGACCGCTTGCCGACCTTGCGCCCAACCTCTGGGTGCCAGGCCTGAATGCCACCGTGACGGGCCTGCTCGAGGGAGTCGAGGGTTCGGCGTCTCGCGTGACAGGCGTCGTCCTGTCTCCGGACTCCAGTGAGGCGCCGCAGGCCGAGCTGTGGCCCGGCGAGGGTCGGGGGTTGCAGGCGCGGGTAAGCGAGCGCTTGCCGTCTGAAATCCGCTACGTCGTTATCGAGGGGGTGATCGGAGCGGGCAAGAGCACGCTGACGCGGCTGCTGGCTCGTCGGTTCGGCGCGCGAGAGGTGATGGAGGAGTTCGACGAGAACCCCTTCCTCGCCAGGTTCTATGAGGACCGCCCCAGGTGGGCATTCCAGACGCAGTTCGCGTTCCTGGCAAGCCGCTTCCGCCAGCAGCAGGCCCTTGGAGGCCCGGACCTGTTCCACACAAGGGTCATCTCGGACTACATGTTCGACAAGGATCGCCTGTTTGCACAGCTCAATCTCTCGGGCGATGAGCTCCAGCTCTACGACACCATGTTCGGCATCATGCAGGCTTCCATCCCCAAGCCGGACCTGGTTGTCTACCTGCAGGCCTCAACGGACCGGCTCATGCGCATGATCGCGCGCCGCGGGCGCTCGTATGAGCGCGATATGGACCGCGCTTACATCGATTCGCTGAATCAGGCGTACGAGCAGTTCTTTTTCCGCTACAACGCGACCCCGCTTTTGATCGTCAATACCGAGCAGATCGACTTTGTGCACTCGGAGGAAGACCTCGAGGCCATCGTGCGACAGGTGGCGAAGGTCGGTTACGCGGGCACCACATACTTCAACCCGGTGCGCGTCTGA